The Syngnathus typhle isolate RoL2023-S1 ecotype Sweden linkage group LG16, RoL_Styp_1.0, whole genome shotgun sequence genome includes a region encoding these proteins:
- the ktn1 gene encoding kinectin isoform X1, with protein MALDIYDSQYLLILVPLLVVALLFLFFILFTKETSYDEVLARQKRDLKLPPSKPDVRKKTEKKKSKKKESGTAAGGGGGGGESEEDQGDFEAAAVAHSYTLELVEEPVSRADPAPPPPSMPVPASTEASAGLRERKKKEKKAAKAAAVATAAAAAAATAAAAAAATSPPLEELEVNSSKLMGYKAEPLLVSSKKPRPPSPKLEVQVQVTQTSAVGQTPPQASKKKEKKKQKMEAVNDQQPAPIKDEQAPVKQEAPVVAETKVLSNAAPSAPTGKKGGKKQKTEPVNPVEESRVLTDSAASVNHQTAQNNDIPSKGKKQKNETDKENKEVKFKELLSGLSSITLSEAEAVRLITVLREKSPSAADAWQKSAAKSDPAAQEQGRLLTTLQEEASIAKDKVKQLSQELQVSKQKTGRVEAMMREQCSAMQKELGNMQAKAQGSYQELQTMQLKFQQVREQLESQITRLQQENGILRDAVSTATNQMESKNTAEMNKLRSDYAALMIELADKNGKLQQEEHQRKSLEVNYKQNVSQLEAQLQDAKRRWEELQNFLHSVNADREKLQASKQELHSQLLTAENEMNNKNKELQTLHSSLTEAMVSKERLEQRVRELLEVSQHSMADDSMQARAQELMNENKGLQAQKETLQAQNENLHAQISTQVSHVSHIEELQKLLADKELQRKSLEDSLNAERSSGASRETNMQALHNDNMSMKAEIQSLRAQIADQTASLLVFDQIQRSAQEKEENMKTVESLLEKGLIEVANKEEELKAVREEKEALKQKLVALEGKVADQVSSESIVQELHSKIQWRDLKLKSMEDNLEAAQEGYSAKAQAAEALEQQFAALQVAMEQLKQKEPSEELSRLYNQLQVLQAQLTMKDHEIQHLQTEMREKLEQAHQQRTVSAVPSPELLTALSEKEKQVAQLESELRELKDALELHRKKNNELRQKNWSAMEALSATESMLQGKLSKAVKDNQATLALSEAECRNYLHRLLPHVPLPNDQNHQEWLCSFANNLMESSPSQSTHVSGYSEEMSEKLKEAEEAQRILQVDCETYKKVLAETEGILQRLQSSVEQEESRWKVKVEQSQVELREMSQKVTTLEQEMERLSDGAELENLRREKQHLESELERAERESATYVTEVRELKDLLTELQTRLDGSYTEAIRQNEELNLLKMQLTDTLTKLEAEVKERQQVARDLYKAQQSLDLIQGELSKVTDNSEGLIENSSLSSQREELDKNEKMTAGLNQTVFELQQQLQSISRQLTKDAEADRDVLKV; from the exons ATGGCGCTGGATATCTACGACTCTCAGTACCTACTCATCCTGGTCCCATTACTGGTTGttgccctcctcttcctcttcttcatacTCTTCACAAAGGAAACCTCCTATGATGAGGTGCTGGCCCGGCAGAAACGTGACCTCAAGTTACCACCATCCAAGCCAGATGTCCgcaagaagacagaaaaaaagaagagtaaGAAGAAGGAGAGTGGAACTGCGGCAGGTGGAGGAGGCGGCGGAGGTGAGTCTGAGGAGGACCAGGGGGACTTTGAGGCAGCTGCTGTTGCCCACAGCTACACACTGGAGTTGGTTGAGGAGCCAGTGTCTAGAGCAGATCCTGCTCCACCACCACCTTCAATGCCAGTTCCAGCTTCAACAGAGGCTTCTGCTGGTTTgagggaaagaaagaagaaggagaaaaaaGCTGCAAAGGCTGCCGCTGTAGcaacagcagctgcagcagcagcagcaacagcagccgcagcagctgcagcaacaTCTCCTCCACTCGAGGAGCTAGAAGTAAATAGCTCCAAACTGATGGGGTACAAAGCAGAGCCGCTTCTAGTTTCCAGCAAAAAACCCAGACCACCTTCTCCAAAGCTTGAGGTCCAGGTTCAAGTTACCCAGACATCTGCTGTGGGTCAGACTCCCCCACAGGCATctaagaagaaggagaagaagaagcaaaaGATGGAGGCAG TGAATGACCAACAGCCAGCACCCATTAAAGATGAACAGGCACCAGTTAAGCAGGAAGCTCCTGTTGTGGCCGAAACCAAAGTTCTCTCTAATGCAGCTCCGAGTGCTCCCACTGGAAAGAAGGGCGGCAAGAAACAGAAGACTGAGCCGG TCAATCCAGTTGAGGAGTCCCGCGTTCTGACTGACTCGGCAGCTTCTGTCAACCACCAGACGGCCCAAAACAATGACATACCTTCTAAAGGAAAGAAACAGAAGAATGAGACAGACAAAG AGAACAAGGAGGTGAAGTTCAAGGAGCTGCTCTCAGGTCTGTCCTCCATCACCCTGTCTGAAGCTGAGGCTGTCCGATTGATTACTGTCCTCCGGGAGAAGAGCCCAAGCGCTGCCGATGCCTGGCAGAAA TCTGCTGCTAAATCGGATCCGGCTGCTCAGGAACAAGGGCGTCTCCTAACCACGCTTCAAGAGGAGGCATCCATTGCCAAGGATAAAGTCAAACAACTCAGCCAG GAGCTCCAAGTTTCGAAGCAGAAGACAGGCCGGGTGGAGGCCATGATGCGAGAGCAATGTTCAGCAATGCAGAAAGAGCTGGGCAACATGCAGGCCAAAGCACAAGGAAGCTACCAGGAGCTCCAGACCATGCAGCTCAAG TTCCAGCAGGTGAGGGAGCAGCTGGAGAGTCAGATCACTCGGCTGCAGCAGGAGAATGGCATCCTGCGGGATGCAGTCAGCACAGCCACCAACCAGATGGAGAGCAA GAATACCGCCGAGATGAACAAACTGCGTTCTGATTACGCAGCGCTGATGATCGAGTTGGCGGACAAAAACGGCAAGCTGCAGCAGGAGGAACACCAGAGGAAGTCGCTGGAAGTCAACTACAAGCAGAACGTGTCTCAGCTGGAG GCTCAACTACAAGATGCTAAGCGACGCTGGGAGGAACTGCAAAACTTCCTTCATAGTGTCAATGCTGACCGAGAAAAACTTCAGGCCTCTAAGCAAG AACTCCACAGTCAGCTGCTGACGGCAGAGAATGAGATGAACAATAAGAATAAAGAGCTTCAGACCCTCCATAGCAGCCTGACTGAAGCCATGGTCTCGAAGGAGAGACTGGAGCAAAGGGTGAGGGAGCTTCTGGAAGTGTCCCAGCACAGTATGGCGGATGACTCCATGCAGGCTCGTGCACAG GAGCTCATGAATGAAAACAAAGGTCTTCAGGCCCAAAAGGAAACACTGCAAGCACAAAATGAGAACCTGCATGCCCAGATCTCAACACAG GTCAGCCACGTCTCCCACATTGAGGAGCTACAGAAGCT ACTGGCTGACAAGGAGTTGCAGCGAAAGAGCCTGGAGGATTCTTTGAATGCCGAACGGAGCAGCGGTGCCAGTCGAGAAACTAACATGCAG GCCTTGCACAACGACAACATGTCGATGAAGGCAGAGATTCAGAGTCTGCGGGCACAGATTGCTGATCAG ACTGCCTCCCTGCTGGTATTCGACCAGATCCAGAGGAG TGCACAAGAAAAAGAGGAGAACATGAAAACTGTCGAGAGCCTCCTGGAGAAGGGCCTAATTGAAGTGGCCAACAAAGAGGAGGAACTAAAG GCCGTGAGAGAGGAGAAGGAAGCACTAAAGCAAAAGTTGGTGGCCCTTGAAGGAAAAGTGGCTGATCAG GTATCGTCTGAGTCGATTGTGCAAGAACTGCATAGCAA GATCCAATGGAGAGATTTGAAGCTGAAGTCAATGGAGGACAATCTGGAGGCAGCACAAGAAGGCTACTCAGCCAAAGCACAGGCTGCCGag GCTCTGGAGCAGCAGTTTGCTGCCCTGCAGGTAGCAATGGAGCAGCTAAAACAGAAGGAGCCATCAGAAGAGCTCAGCAGATTATATAACCAGCTCCAAGTACTCCAAGCTCA ACTCACTATGAAAGACCACGAGATCCAGCACCTACAGACCGAGATGAGAGAGAAGTTAGAGCAGGCACATCAACAG CGGACGGTTAGTGCAGTACCAAGCCCCGAACTACTAACAGC GTTGTCCGAGAAAGAGAAGCAAGTTGCACAACTGGAGAGTGAACTGCGTGAGCTGAAGGACGCTCTGGAGCTTCACAGAAAGAAGAACAAT GAGCTCCGGCAGAAAAACTGGAGCGCAATGGAAGCTCTGTCAGCCACCGAGTCCATGCTTCAAGGAAAACTCAGCAAAGCTGTCAAG GACAACCAGGCGACACTGGCGCTGTCTGAGGCGGAGTGCCGCAATTATCTGCACCGACTTTTGCCCCACGTGCCTCTGCCCAACGATCAA AATCATCAGGAGTGGCTCTGCAGTTTTGCGAATAATCTCATGGAGAGTTCGCCTTCACAATCCACACATGTTTCAGGGTATTCCGAG GAAATGTCTGAGAAGCTGAAAGAAGCCGAGGAAGCCCAAAGGATTCTACAGGTCGACTGTGAGACATACAAGAAAGTTTTGGCAGAAACG GAGGGCATCCTACAGCGCCTCCAGAGCAGTGTGGAACAGGAAGAGTCCAGATGGAAGGTGAAGGTGGAGCAATCGCAGGTGGAGCTCAGAGAG ATGAGCCAGAAAGTTACAACTCTGGAGCAGGAGATGGAAAGACTAAGTGATGGAGCCGAGTTGGAAAAT TTGAGAAGAGAAAAGCAGCACTTGGAGTCCGAGTTGGAGAGGGCAGAGCGTGAGAGTGCCACATATGTAACAGAGGTCCGAGAG CTCAAAGATCTGTTGACTGAATTGCAGACCAGACTTGATGGCTCATATACAGAAGCCATCAGGCAGAATGAGGAGCTGAATTTG CTGAAAATGCAGCTCACAGATACTCTAACCAAACTAGAGGCAGAAGTGAAGGAGCGGCAGCAGGTTGCACGTGATCTCTATAAG gcccagcagtctttggaccTGATCCAAGGGGAGCTCTCCAAAGTGACAGACAACTCTGAAGGCCTGATAGAAAACAGCAGTTTGTCCTCACAGAGA GAAGAGCTTgataaaaatgaaaagatgaCTGCAGGACTTAACCAAACAGTCTTTGAATTGCAGCAGCAGCTACAAAGTATCAGCCGACAACTCACCAAGGATGCG gaggctgaCAGAGATGTGTTGAAGGTATAG
- the ktn1 gene encoding kinectin isoform X2 — MALDIYDSQYLLILVPLLVVALLFLFFILFTKETSYDEVLARQKRDLKLPPSKPDVRKKTEKKKSKKKESGTAAGGGGGGGESEEDQGDFEAAAVAHSYTLELVEEPVSRADPAPPPPSMPVPASTEASAGLRERKKKEKKAAKAAAVATAAAAAAATAAAAAAATSPPLEELEVNSSKLMGYKAEPLLVSSKKPRPPSPKLEVQVQVTQTSAVGQTPPQASKKKEKKKQKMEAVNDQQPAPIKDEQAPVKQEAPVVAETKVLSNAAPSAPTGKKGGKKQKTEPVNPVEESRVLTDSAASVNHQTAQNNDIPSKGKKQKNETDKENKEVKFKELLSGLSSITLSEAEAVRLITVLREKSPSAADAWQKSAAKSDPAAQEQGRLLTTLQEEASIAKDKVKQLSQELQVSKQKTGRVEAMMREQCSAMQKELGNMQAKAQGSYQELQTMQLKFQQVREQLESQITRLQQENGILRDAVSTATNQMESKNTAEMNKLRSDYAALMIELADKNGKLQQEEHQRKSLEVNYKQNVSQLEAQLQDAKRRWEELQNFLHSVNADREKLQASKQELHSQLLTAENEMNNKNKELQTLHSSLTEAMVSKERLEQRVRELLEVSQHSMADDSMQARAQELMNENKGLQAQKETLQAQNENLHAQISTQVSHVSHIEELQKLLADKELQRKSLEDSLNAERSSGASRETNMQALHNDNMSMKAEIQSLRAQIADQTASLLVFDQIQRSAQEKEENMKTVESLLEKGLIEVANKEEELKAVREEKEALKQKLVALEGKVADQVSSESIVQELHSKIQWRDLKLKSMEDNLEAAQEGYSAKAQAAEALEQQFAALQVAMEQLKQKEPSEELSRLYNQLQVLQAQLTMKDHEIQHLQTEMREKLEQAHQQRTVSAVPSPELLTALSEKEKQVAQLESELRELKDALELHRKKNNELRQKNWSAMEALSATESMLQGKLSKAVKDNQATLALSEAECRNYLHRLLPHVPLPNDQNHQEWLCSFANNLMESSPSQSTHVSGYSEEMSEKLKEAEEAQRILQVDCETYKKVLAETEGILQRLQSSVEQEESRWKVKVEQSQVELREMSQKVTTLEQEMERLSDGAELENLRREKQHLESELERAERESATYVTEVRELKMQLTDTLTKLEAEVKERQQVARDLYKAQQSLDLIQGELSKVTDNSEGLIENSSLSSQREELDKNEKMTAGLNQTVFELQQQLQSISRQLTKDAEADRDVLKV; from the exons ATGGCGCTGGATATCTACGACTCTCAGTACCTACTCATCCTGGTCCCATTACTGGTTGttgccctcctcttcctcttcttcatacTCTTCACAAAGGAAACCTCCTATGATGAGGTGCTGGCCCGGCAGAAACGTGACCTCAAGTTACCACCATCCAAGCCAGATGTCCgcaagaagacagaaaaaaagaagagtaaGAAGAAGGAGAGTGGAACTGCGGCAGGTGGAGGAGGCGGCGGAGGTGAGTCTGAGGAGGACCAGGGGGACTTTGAGGCAGCTGCTGTTGCCCACAGCTACACACTGGAGTTGGTTGAGGAGCCAGTGTCTAGAGCAGATCCTGCTCCACCACCACCTTCAATGCCAGTTCCAGCTTCAACAGAGGCTTCTGCTGGTTTgagggaaagaaagaagaaggagaaaaaaGCTGCAAAGGCTGCCGCTGTAGcaacagcagctgcagcagcagcagcaacagcagccgcagcagctgcagcaacaTCTCCTCCACTCGAGGAGCTAGAAGTAAATAGCTCCAAACTGATGGGGTACAAAGCAGAGCCGCTTCTAGTTTCCAGCAAAAAACCCAGACCACCTTCTCCAAAGCTTGAGGTCCAGGTTCAAGTTACCCAGACATCTGCTGTGGGTCAGACTCCCCCACAGGCATctaagaagaaggagaagaagaagcaaaaGATGGAGGCAG TGAATGACCAACAGCCAGCACCCATTAAAGATGAACAGGCACCAGTTAAGCAGGAAGCTCCTGTTGTGGCCGAAACCAAAGTTCTCTCTAATGCAGCTCCGAGTGCTCCCACTGGAAAGAAGGGCGGCAAGAAACAGAAGACTGAGCCGG TCAATCCAGTTGAGGAGTCCCGCGTTCTGACTGACTCGGCAGCTTCTGTCAACCACCAGACGGCCCAAAACAATGACATACCTTCTAAAGGAAAGAAACAGAAGAATGAGACAGACAAAG AGAACAAGGAGGTGAAGTTCAAGGAGCTGCTCTCAGGTCTGTCCTCCATCACCCTGTCTGAAGCTGAGGCTGTCCGATTGATTACTGTCCTCCGGGAGAAGAGCCCAAGCGCTGCCGATGCCTGGCAGAAA TCTGCTGCTAAATCGGATCCGGCTGCTCAGGAACAAGGGCGTCTCCTAACCACGCTTCAAGAGGAGGCATCCATTGCCAAGGATAAAGTCAAACAACTCAGCCAG GAGCTCCAAGTTTCGAAGCAGAAGACAGGCCGGGTGGAGGCCATGATGCGAGAGCAATGTTCAGCAATGCAGAAAGAGCTGGGCAACATGCAGGCCAAAGCACAAGGAAGCTACCAGGAGCTCCAGACCATGCAGCTCAAG TTCCAGCAGGTGAGGGAGCAGCTGGAGAGTCAGATCACTCGGCTGCAGCAGGAGAATGGCATCCTGCGGGATGCAGTCAGCACAGCCACCAACCAGATGGAGAGCAA GAATACCGCCGAGATGAACAAACTGCGTTCTGATTACGCAGCGCTGATGATCGAGTTGGCGGACAAAAACGGCAAGCTGCAGCAGGAGGAACACCAGAGGAAGTCGCTGGAAGTCAACTACAAGCAGAACGTGTCTCAGCTGGAG GCTCAACTACAAGATGCTAAGCGACGCTGGGAGGAACTGCAAAACTTCCTTCATAGTGTCAATGCTGACCGAGAAAAACTTCAGGCCTCTAAGCAAG AACTCCACAGTCAGCTGCTGACGGCAGAGAATGAGATGAACAATAAGAATAAAGAGCTTCAGACCCTCCATAGCAGCCTGACTGAAGCCATGGTCTCGAAGGAGAGACTGGAGCAAAGGGTGAGGGAGCTTCTGGAAGTGTCCCAGCACAGTATGGCGGATGACTCCATGCAGGCTCGTGCACAG GAGCTCATGAATGAAAACAAAGGTCTTCAGGCCCAAAAGGAAACACTGCAAGCACAAAATGAGAACCTGCATGCCCAGATCTCAACACAG GTCAGCCACGTCTCCCACATTGAGGAGCTACAGAAGCT ACTGGCTGACAAGGAGTTGCAGCGAAAGAGCCTGGAGGATTCTTTGAATGCCGAACGGAGCAGCGGTGCCAGTCGAGAAACTAACATGCAG GCCTTGCACAACGACAACATGTCGATGAAGGCAGAGATTCAGAGTCTGCGGGCACAGATTGCTGATCAG ACTGCCTCCCTGCTGGTATTCGACCAGATCCAGAGGAG TGCACAAGAAAAAGAGGAGAACATGAAAACTGTCGAGAGCCTCCTGGAGAAGGGCCTAATTGAAGTGGCCAACAAAGAGGAGGAACTAAAG GCCGTGAGAGAGGAGAAGGAAGCACTAAAGCAAAAGTTGGTGGCCCTTGAAGGAAAAGTGGCTGATCAG GTATCGTCTGAGTCGATTGTGCAAGAACTGCATAGCAA GATCCAATGGAGAGATTTGAAGCTGAAGTCAATGGAGGACAATCTGGAGGCAGCACAAGAAGGCTACTCAGCCAAAGCACAGGCTGCCGag GCTCTGGAGCAGCAGTTTGCTGCCCTGCAGGTAGCAATGGAGCAGCTAAAACAGAAGGAGCCATCAGAAGAGCTCAGCAGATTATATAACCAGCTCCAAGTACTCCAAGCTCA ACTCACTATGAAAGACCACGAGATCCAGCACCTACAGACCGAGATGAGAGAGAAGTTAGAGCAGGCACATCAACAG CGGACGGTTAGTGCAGTACCAAGCCCCGAACTACTAACAGC GTTGTCCGAGAAAGAGAAGCAAGTTGCACAACTGGAGAGTGAACTGCGTGAGCTGAAGGACGCTCTGGAGCTTCACAGAAAGAAGAACAAT GAGCTCCGGCAGAAAAACTGGAGCGCAATGGAAGCTCTGTCAGCCACCGAGTCCATGCTTCAAGGAAAACTCAGCAAAGCTGTCAAG GACAACCAGGCGACACTGGCGCTGTCTGAGGCGGAGTGCCGCAATTATCTGCACCGACTTTTGCCCCACGTGCCTCTGCCCAACGATCAA AATCATCAGGAGTGGCTCTGCAGTTTTGCGAATAATCTCATGGAGAGTTCGCCTTCACAATCCACACATGTTTCAGGGTATTCCGAG GAAATGTCTGAGAAGCTGAAAGAAGCCGAGGAAGCCCAAAGGATTCTACAGGTCGACTGTGAGACATACAAGAAAGTTTTGGCAGAAACG GAGGGCATCCTACAGCGCCTCCAGAGCAGTGTGGAACAGGAAGAGTCCAGATGGAAGGTGAAGGTGGAGCAATCGCAGGTGGAGCTCAGAGAG ATGAGCCAGAAAGTTACAACTCTGGAGCAGGAGATGGAAAGACTAAGTGATGGAGCCGAGTTGGAAAAT TTGAGAAGAGAAAAGCAGCACTTGGAGTCCGAGTTGGAGAGGGCAGAGCGTGAGAGTGCCACATATGTAACAGAGGTCCGAGAG CTGAAAATGCAGCTCACAGATACTCTAACCAAACTAGAGGCAGAAGTGAAGGAGCGGCAGCAGGTTGCACGTGATCTCTATAAG gcccagcagtctttggaccTGATCCAAGGGGAGCTCTCCAAAGTGACAGACAACTCTGAAGGCCTGATAGAAAACAGCAGTTTGTCCTCACAGAGA GAAGAGCTTgataaaaatgaaaagatgaCTGCAGGACTTAACCAAACAGTCTTTGAATTGCAGCAGCAGCTACAAAGTATCAGCCGACAACTCACCAAGGATGCG gaggctgaCAGAGATGTGTTGAAGGTATAG